DNA sequence from the Pedobacter sp. W3I1 genome:
ATGATATTGAACATCAATCCAATAATCGCGTTTATTTTAGCGGGAGTGGTCTATCACGAACCATTAGGTCTTCTGCAAATAGTTGCATACGCATTGGTTTTCACGGCCGTAATCATTTTTAGTATCAGCAAAACTTCCAGTGCAAACACTTGATTAGGTTTAATAATAGACTTCAGAATATACTGTGAACTACCCTATGAGTGTGCAAACATTACTATGCTGCCCATGTTTCTGCTCAGCAGATCCTTCTTCGAACGCTCTTATGATGGCCATATGGCGGCCCTGACTGAGAAGGAATTGTATGAAATTTAGCTTTTGTTACTTAACTGCTAAGGGGTACTGGCGACTACAGAAACTTCAATGTTTGCCTGTTTAACAAGGTCCTTTACAATCACACACGTTCGTGCGGGAAAAGGTTCGCTGAACTGCTGCATATAGATCTCATTGAAAACATCAAATTGTTCAAGATTTTTTAAGTAAACGGTTACGTTAACAACGTGTTTAAGCGATAGACCATTCTTTTTCAGAATCATTTCTACATTTCCTAGTGCATTCCAAACTTCATCCCTGAAAGCGTCTTTACCCTGAACAACAGAATTTAAGCCTAGTTGACCGGAAACAAACAGGAGTCCACCTGCTTGCACCGCATCACTGAATGTTTTTTTTGCTTTTACGGGTTGTTGAGCAAAAGCCTGTAAGCAAAAGAGGATCAAGGTTAGTAATAATGAGGGATATTTAATTTTTTTCATTGTTGATTGCTTAAAGTCCATATTTACTGATTAGAGCTATAAGGGAAGCCATTGCTGCAGCACCAAGTTCAACCTCTCTTATATTTATTTTATCGTAAGTGTCAAGTGCGCTATGATGAATATCGAACAACCGCTGGTCATCGCAGTCCAGACTGATCAACGCTTTGGCTTGGTCTTTCATTGGTGCCAGGTCGATTCCTCTATGACCTGAATGTAATTCTGCTGCTTTATAAGGGATGAACAAGGGCGTCCAGGCCTTCATTTTTTCATTTACTTCCTGACTACCTTCTACCCTGAAGCCCCTGGGCGTAAACCCTCCGGCATCCGATTCCAGGACAGCAATGTGTGTTTCTGCGGCTGACTTAGCCTCCTGAGCATACTTAAGCGCGCCATGGGCTCCTGACTCCTCATTCATATACAAGATTGCACGGATCGATCTCTCCGGTTTTTGACTGCTGTTTTTAATTAAGCGAAGGACTTCCAGCGTTTGTACAAAGCCAGTTCCATCATCGCTGGCACCCTCACTCAAATCCCAGGTGTCGATATGGCCGCCCACTGTGATAAATTCATTGGGATACAGGGATCCTTTGATTTCTCCGATTAGGTTGTAACTTTTAACATCGGGCAATTGTATGCAGTTCATTTCTAAGCTATAGACAAGATCAGGATTTCGTTTAAGCTCATGACTCAATAGATCAGCACTCTTCGTACTCAGTGCTGCAGCAGGGATTTTTTTCACATCAGGATCATAACTCATGGCGCCTGTATGTGGAACTTCGTCTATAGCTAAGGTCATTGACCTTACCAGGGCACCTACCGCTCCACGCTTTCCTGCTTCGATGGCTCCTCTTGCACGCTGGTCTACAACAGCAAGATATGCCTTAAAAGTTTCGATTTCTTTAGGATCCATAGCCCTGTTGAAGAAAACAAATTTCCCTTGAACATCTCTATCTTTTAGATTCGTTAATTCGGCCCAGCTGTTTACCTCTACTACCTGTGCTTTTAACATTCCTGCTGTACCAACAGATCCTCCCAGGGCACATACATACATTGGGAATTTCCTTCCTGATTTGGAGATAAAAAAAGATTTCTCCTTCTTGCCTCTCACCCAATGTGGTACAGTAACCTCCTGGAGATAAACACGGTCCGGAGCGATCTCCTCCATCTTCTTCTTTCCCCATTCCACTGCCTTTTGGGCATTTGCAGATCCGGAAATTCTTGATCCGATTTTCGATGTTAGATGATAAAGATTTGGGCCAACCTTTCCACCGGTGAGGGCATTATCATAAATTTTTCTGATCATTAGAGAATCCGAACTTAAATCTTGTTGGGCAGAAAGTTTACCGATAGCTCCAAAATAGATATAGGATACAATCAGCACGAATTTTAAGCTCCATCGTGCTTGAAGTGTTTTGATTTGCAATATCATGAGCTGTTTTTGAGAATGAAACAATTATTGGCCTACCCCCGTACTGGTGTAATTCACAGGAAACCAGGAATAGCCTTTTCCATTCGGACGAATATGCCCTATCCCGGGAAATGAAAGATGATCCGCTGCAATCCAGTATTTTCCTTTTGCAGCTTCAGAAAAGGCTTGTTTTCGGGCCTTGGCAGCACCTTTGGGATCTACGTCATAGACAATTGTAACATCGGGATCTGAAAACTGGACTGCCGCAGAGTGCAGAATATCTCCCCAGAACATAATCTTTTCACCCTTACTACTTACCTGATAGAAGCTATGTCCGGGCGTATGTCCGGGACTGGCTACCGGAAGTATTCCTGGAAAGATCTCGTTGCCGTAGGCAAAAGTCTTCACTTTACCCGCCTTAACGTAGGGCATCATCTTCAGTGTTGCCTGTTGGAAGTAAGGCTTCATTTCCTTAGAAGCTTTGATATAATTCTCGGGGGTTAGCCAGAAATCATATTCCTGTTTACTCACGTATACTATCGCATTAGGAAACACTCTGCGATCTCCATCCATCAATCCACCGGTATGATCGGTATGGATATGTGTAATCAGGACTGCATCAACATCCTCAGGTTTATAACCTGCTTTTGCTAAACTGGCTGGAAGATGACCTAAAGAAGGGCCATATAATTCCGAAGTTCCCGCATCAACCAAAATCAGCTTACCGGCCACCTCAAAGAGATAAGCGTTTACAGATGCTTCAACAATGGGTTCCTGAAAATTAAGACCTGTTAGCTTTTCTACCTGTCCTGGTTTAGTGTTGGTAAGTAACTTAGGAAGATCCTGGGGAATCGTTCCATCAGATAATGCAATGATATCGATATCGCCAATTTGCATGTGGTAATAGCCAGGCTGTTTTAACAGTTTTGGTGTAGGCTGCGCTAAGGAAGTCATAAACGAACCTGATAACAGGGCAAGCGTTAATAGATTTTGAAATAGTAGTTTTTTAGAATTGTAGTACATTTTTTTTATTTTTTGTTGTAGGCAAAGTTATCGCTGTATGATCGCAGCTACAAGTACGCACTCCATTATTGCATAGGGTGAATTTTATCCCTATACACATTTAAGTGCGTTTTTATTATCTTTGATCTTATTGATAATACAGAGAGATGTACGAGCGAAAAATCCCAAAAAACCTGGACTGCGGAATGGGTATGACTATGGAAATTATTGGAGGCAAATGGAAACCCTGTCTGATCCTTAACATACACAATGGCGCCAAAAGGCCGAGCGAACTTCAGCGGCTCAATCCACTTGCAAGTCGGAGAGTCCTTACTGTACAATTGAAAGAATTAGAAGAACACGGTATCATCAACCGAATAGTGTATCCCGTTCTTCCACCAAAAGTGGAATACTTCCTTACTGATCTTGGCAAGTCACTGCTTCCGATGATATTATTGATGGATGAATGGGGTGCACAATACCTGTCAAAACCGGAGGAATTGCCTAAGCTCAAAAAAGTTGTTTAGACTTGAATCTTCTTTTGCGATTAACGCCATCTTGGTCTTCCCCTTTTAGGGGTATACACCTAAAGTTTTATAGATGAGCATGAATAATGGTCATATGGAATACTACACAAATTGTTGAAGTTCGGCGTTCTATCCGGTTTTTAACGTCAGGTCTTTCCGCCAAACTATATCAGAATGAAAATCTATGGTGATAACCAAACATTGATTCAACACAATAAAAATTGTGGATTTGATTTTCTAGGGATTAAAAACCAGTTTTTCCTGAACTTTGATAGATGAGCTGACAAGGCAACACAAATAAGCTGAAGAATAACGAAAATCGTTTTCATTCTAACTAATTGGTTAAAATCCGATTTGCAATCCTGCTGAAGCGTAGGGCGATGACCGGAAAGCGTATCCTTTATCCTGAAAAATAGTCTTTAAACTTCTGTCGTTAATTTGTGCGGTGCGGGTAGCGTTTAATCCGACAGTGATGGGTATTGTAACACGCTTCCCTAACTTTATTTCCGGACGCAACCCGAAGACAACATATTGATGAGTGAACATTTTATTTTTTCCTTCTTGTTCAAGTAAAGCCATTTGGCCATTGACCTCCATGACCAAATTTAGTCGTAAATTTTTATTGACATTGTAGCCGGCTGATACATCAAGACCGTCTTTTAATGAAACATTTACAGAATAACGTCCTGCTGTTCTCCAGTTCAGGTAAAAAGCCGGAAATAACATGGGAAACCCAAAAGAGTTATTGAGCGCAAGACCACCACCCAAATCGAGATTTGGTCGTAAATGACGAATAAACACCACACTAACGCTGCCTAATACATTCCTGAACCCCAATTGAGACAGATTTGTACTTGGCATAAAGACCCCGCCGCCTATCCCGGCTTTAAGCGACCACCTGTCATTCAAAGGCCGCTGGTAATTAAGACTTACGCCGATATTGAGGATCTCATCGATAACCAGAGGTTCTGTGAAGTTCCTGTTATTAAGCTTAACATATGCTCCGCCGGCACTGACAGACCACATCGTAGGGCGATTTAACGCATTGAGACTCTTGGACAAAGGAATGTTGATCCCTGCTTGATAGACCATGGCTGAACCTTTACTGTTTCCTATTTTCTGGCTGGAATCGCCTTGTGTTAACTGATACGCGGATGTTCCGAAATATTCGGTCTTGAAAAAAACCTGCGCACTGCTGTTTGTAGAAGCAATAACTATCATAAACACACCAATCAATAATGATCTCATCGTTTTTTTTAATTTAAAAGTTTTCAATAAAATAGGACGTTTTCAACGTCTGCTGGAGCAAATATCATCCGGGAGAGCAGCTGATTGGAAATAGTTTTGACCGATGGTCGTTTAACTTTGACGCCTGGTAACCAGTGTTTAAATTATACCGTTAACTTTGTAATATGACCCTTTTAAAAAACTATGACCGGTTCGTTATCCTGATATGGGTATTTCTGACCATTGTTTTTTGGTTTCGGTATATACCAGATTCTTCGATGTTAGAAGGTGGTTTGCTGGCATTGTGTATAATGTCATGTTTGTACCCATTTACAACTTATCTAAGCAAATCCTTGTTGCAAAAAGCAATGAGGCAAAAGAAGATGCTTCTGTTTGCTGGACAGTTTTTTCTGGTGTCAGCGATATCTGCTATGTTCATTCCCGCCATTCTTCATGGGTTTCTTTATTTGGAAGAAATTGGCTTTTTCCCATCATCCCAGCTATTATTAAGTAGAAGTCTGTTCAGTATTATGTACATCAATGCTCTTCTGGTAGCGCTATTCGTTAATTTCGGCTTTTGCGGACTGCGGTTCCATGAGGAGAGCATGAAGATGCATGAAACATTGGTTGAGTCCCAGTTACAGATACTTCAGCAACAGATCAGCCCTCACTTCATGTTCAATGTACTGAACCACATCAATATATTAATGCAGGAGGATGTGAACTTAGCCTCTTCGTTGTTAATAAAATATGCTAAAATTCTTCGTTATCAACTAAATAGTGAGAAAAACAGAAAGGTGACCATAGAACAGGAAGTACAATTTTTAAAAGACTTTATTGATATAGAAAATCTCAGATGGGGAGATGAACTGATCATTAATTGTTCCTGGACAGTTGACGATAACCAAAAGGAATTCCCTCCTTTACTATTGATAACTTTTATAGAAAATGCCTTTAAACACGTATCCCGGTGCATTACAGAAAAAGCTTATGTAAATATCCATTTTGAGCAAATCACTAATTCAATTTGTTTGGAAATTGAAAACTCCAAATCGAATATCCATTTGGAAAAAGACAGTGTTTCAGGGTTGGGGCTAGAAAACGTAAAAAAACGTCTTGATATTCTTTATGCGGACAACTACAAATTGATTATAAAAGACTTGGAAGCTATCTACTACACGAAACTGATTATCAAAATATAGCATTATGGCAGAAGTATTATCAAAACAATCAAGTAGTCAACCATTGAAATGTTTAATTGTGGATGATGAACCGGTCGCCATTAAAGGGGTTGTTAACTTCATTAATCAGTTGGACTTTTTGGAAGTCGCGGCAACCTGTACCTCTGCAATGAAGGCAGCAGAGATATTGAAAGCTAAAGACATTGATCTGATGTTTTTGGATATAAACATGCCCATGTTATCAGGATTGGAGTTTTTGGAGTCATTAGATAAGGCCCCACTGACCATATTGACCACTGCTTATTCGGAACATGCGCTGGAAGGCTTCAGGCTGAATGTTGTAGATTACCTGATGAAACCTTTAGAGTTTCAACGTTTTTTCCAGGCGGTCAATAAAGCACTGGACCTTTTTCAGTCCCGTATTGTGGTGCAAAATAGTAAGGAGGGCTCTGACTCCGATCTGTATATCCGGCAAGGGGATACTTTCCAGCGGATCATCTGGGAGGATATTTTATTTGTCGAAGGAATGCAGAATTATCTAAAGTTGCATTGTAAAGAGAAGACATTTATTATTCATCAAACCATGGCTTCCCTGGAAGACATGCTATCAAAGGAAGCGTTTTTCAGGATACATCAATCATATTTGATCAACACCCATAAAATTGACGCCATTTCAGGAGCACGGGTTTTTATTGACGGGAAACAGCTTCCTATCTCACGCCACAGAAAAGAAGACTTGCTCAAAACCGTAGTGTACGTTAAGTTGATTAGTAAGTGATCGAAGCACTTCATATTATTCCTTAAAAACAGGTATTAATATTTCGTCTACAAGTGTTTCAAGGCGTTTATTGTCAATGCCCTGCATCCGCACTAAATTTTCTATACGAATCAAATCAAAAGGCAGCATTAATGTGACACCGCTTGTTACCTTAATATTTTCACCTCTTGATTTAGCATTTTTTAAAATCGTTTTCATCGCTTCGACAAATTTATTAACAGCCTTAGTATGGACTGGTGGTTCTCTACTGTTGTCTTTGTCCTGCAATCTGATATAATAATAGTTAATTATAACTTCCGAACCGATCTCATCGTAGACACTTTGGCAAATGGTAAGCAGCTGGTTGAAATCTCCCCGCAAACTTCCCGTATCTTCCAACTTGTCAAGGAACTCACCATCAAAAAGTTTTTTGGCCTTATAAGTATAAATATCCTGTAACAAATCAAACGTTGTTGGCCACCGGCGGTATAAAACGCTCCGGCTGGTTTTTGCAGCTTCTGCTATCTGTCCAAAAGTCAGATTGGTATGCTTAACCTCATTCATCAGTTTG
Encoded proteins:
- a CDS encoding RidA family protein, whose product is MKKIKYPSLLLTLILFCLQAFAQQPVKAKKTFSDAVQAGGLLFVSGQLGLNSVVQGKDAFRDEVWNALGNVEMILKKNGLSLKHVVNVTVYLKNLEQFDVFNEIYMQQFSEPFPARTCVIVKDLVKQANIEVSVVASTP
- a CDS encoding sensor histidine kinase; amino-acid sequence: MLEGGLLALCIMSCLYPFTTYLSKSLLQKAMRQKKMLLFAGQFFLVSAISAMFIPAILHGFLYLEEIGFFPSSQLLLSRSLFSIMYINALLVALFVNFGFCGLRFHEESMKMHETLVESQLQILQQQISPHFMFNVLNHINILMQEDVNLASSLLIKYAKILRYQLNSEKNRKVTIEQEVQFLKDFIDIENLRWGDELIINCSWTVDDNQKEFPPLLLITFIENAFKHVSRCITEKAYVNIHFEQITNSICLEIENSKSNIHLEKDSVSGLGLENVKKRLDILYADNYKLIIKDLEAIYYTKLIIKI
- a CDS encoding MBL fold metallo-hydrolase, with amino-acid sequence MYYNSKKLLFQNLLTLALLSGSFMTSLAQPTPKLLKQPGYYHMQIGDIDIIALSDGTIPQDLPKLLTNTKPGQVEKLTGLNFQEPIVEASVNAYLFEVAGKLILVDAGTSELYGPSLGHLPASLAKAGYKPEDVDAVLITHIHTDHTGGLMDGDRRVFPNAIVYVSKQEYDFWLTPENYIKASKEMKPYFQQATLKMMPYVKAGKVKTFAYGNEIFPGILPVASPGHTPGHSFYQVSSKGEKIMFWGDILHSAAVQFSDPDVTIVYDVDPKGAAKARKQAFSEAAKGKYWIAADHLSFPGIGHIRPNGKGYSWFPVNYTSTGVGQ
- a CDS encoding M20/M25/M40 family metallo-hydrolase, with protein sequence MILQIKTLQARWSLKFVLIVSYIYFGAIGKLSAQQDLSSDSLMIRKIYDNALTGGKVGPNLYHLTSKIGSRISGSANAQKAVEWGKKKMEEIAPDRVYLQEVTVPHWVRGKKEKSFFISKSGRKFPMYVCALGGSVGTAGMLKAQVVEVNSWAELTNLKDRDVQGKFVFFNRAMDPKEIETFKAYLAVVDQRARGAIEAGKRGAVGALVRSMTLAIDEVPHTGAMSYDPDVKKIPAAALSTKSADLLSHELKRNPDLVYSLEMNCIQLPDVKSYNLIGEIKGSLYPNEFITVGGHIDTWDLSEGASDDGTGFVQTLEVLRLIKNSSQKPERSIRAILYMNEESGAHGALKYAQEAKSAAETHIAVLESDAGGFTPRGFRVEGSQEVNEKMKAWTPLFIPYKAAELHSGHRGIDLAPMKDQAKALISLDCDDQRLFDIHHSALDTYDKINIREVELGAAAMASLIALISKYGL
- a CDS encoding LytTR family DNA-binding domain-containing protein, with the translated sequence MAEVLSKQSSSQPLKCLIVDDEPVAIKGVVNFINQLDFLEVAATCTSAMKAAEILKAKDIDLMFLDINMPMLSGLEFLESLDKAPLTILTTAYSEHALEGFRLNVVDYLMKPLEFQRFFQAVNKALDLFQSRIVVQNSKEGSDSDLYIRQGDTFQRIIWEDILFVEGMQNYLKLHCKEKTFIIHQTMASLEDMLSKEAFFRIHQSYLINTHKIDAISGARVFIDGKQLPISRHRKEDLLKTVVYVKLISK
- a CDS encoding helix-turn-helix domain-containing protein, translating into MYERKIPKNLDCGMGMTMEIIGGKWKPCLILNIHNGAKRPSELQRLNPLASRRVLTVQLKELEEHGIINRIVYPVLPPKVEYFLTDLGKSLLPMILLMDEWGAQYLSKPEELPKLKKVV
- a CDS encoding DUF6268 family outer membrane beta-barrel protein yields the protein MKTFKLKKTMRSLLIGVFMIVIASTNSSAQVFFKTEYFGTSAYQLTQGDSSQKIGNSKGSAMVYQAGINIPLSKSLNALNRPTMWSVSAGGAYVKLNNRNFTEPLVIDEILNIGVSLNYQRPLNDRWSLKAGIGGGVFMPSTNLSQLGFRNVLGSVSVVFIRHLRPNLDLGGGLALNNSFGFPMLFPAFYLNWRTAGRYSVNVSLKDGLDVSAGYNVNKNLRLNLVMEVNGQMALLEQEGKNKMFTHQYVVFGLRPEIKLGKRVTIPITVGLNATRTAQINDRSLKTIFQDKGYAFRSSPYASAGLQIGF
- a CDS encoding TetR/AcrR family transcriptional regulator, whose translation is MDEQKSIRRRGDELMESLFDATFKLMNEVKHTNLTFGQIAEAAKTSRSVLYRRWPTTFDLLQDIYTYKAKKLFDGEFLDKLEDTGSLRGDFNQLLTICQSVYDEIGSEVIINYYYIRLQDKDNSREPPVHTKAVNKFVEAMKTILKNAKSRGENIKVTSGVTLMLPFDLIRIENLVRMQGIDNKRLETLVDEILIPVFKE